A genome region from Rhodanobacter thiooxydans includes the following:
- a CDS encoding SLC13 family permease has protein sequence MILVLGLVGFTMLMLVMEWIRADMVALLVVVVIGLTGLIPADRVFNGFAGNAVIAIIAIMIMGEGLDRAGVLNLTANFVMHMARGVESRLGVVINLVASLFSAVIPSQALAALMIPVSSRLAARTGVPLSRLLLPMAFCILTATNTTLIANSSLIVLNDLIASANANLMPGAHTIPKFGLFSVTPIGLALALLGVAYFYFFGSKLLPGHEDERLKVTPGRTESYFAETYGIVGETAELTVTAESPLVGMSIGEVEQLHEAPLILAIKSGNDARMAPPADHVIWVGSVLGVLGPREQLNQFANNQLCRLSTRMRQLGELFNPTRAGISEVVIPPVSRFIKHTVGELRLRKRFGISVLAVNRGDQVFRDDVRSVSLRAGDTVVLHSNWRDLALAAEDKDLVVVTDIPKEQQRPGKIWQAVGFFLMAQSLALFTNLDLSIAMMTGAIAMLLTGVLNMDEAYKAVNWKTVFLIACLIPLGWSMDATGTAAWLAQQVLHYLGNSSPYLLQLVLAVLTLLFSQVMSNVGATVMMVPIAISVAVATGGNPSAYALIVAVSSSNTFLLSSGHPALMMVTGPGGYKGKDFLRVGLPLTLLVLVVTLLAINLMFH, from the coding sequence GTGGGCTTCACCATGCTGATGCTGGTGATGGAGTGGATCCGCGCCGACATGGTGGCGCTGCTGGTGGTGGTGGTGATCGGCCTCACCGGATTGATTCCCGCCGACCGGGTGTTCAACGGCTTCGCCGGCAACGCGGTAATCGCGATCATCGCGATCATGATCATGGGCGAGGGGCTGGACCGCGCCGGCGTGCTCAACCTCACCGCGAACTTCGTGATGCACATGGCGCGCGGCGTGGAGTCGCGGCTGGGCGTGGTGATCAACCTGGTGGCCAGCCTGTTCAGCGCGGTGATCCCCAGCCAGGCGCTGGCCGCGCTGATGATCCCGGTGTCCAGCCGGCTGGCCGCGCGCACCGGCGTGCCGTTGTCGCGGCTGCTGCTGCCGATGGCGTTCTGCATCCTCACCGCCACCAACACCACGCTGATCGCGAACTCCTCGCTGATCGTGCTGAACGACCTGATCGCCAGCGCCAACGCCAACCTGATGCCCGGCGCGCACACCATCCCCAAATTCGGCCTGTTCAGCGTGACTCCGATCGGCCTGGCGCTGGCCTTGCTTGGCGTGGCGTATTTCTACTTCTTCGGCAGCAAGCTGCTGCCCGGACACGAGGACGAACGACTGAAGGTGACGCCGGGGCGCACCGAGAGCTACTTCGCCGAGACCTACGGCATCGTCGGCGAGACCGCCGAACTCACCGTCACCGCGGAAAGCCCGCTGGTCGGCATGAGCATCGGCGAGGTCGAGCAGTTGCACGAGGCGCCGCTGATCCTGGCGATCAAGAGCGGCAACGACGCGCGCATGGCGCCGCCGGCCGACCACGTGATCTGGGTGGGCTCGGTGCTCGGCGTGCTCGGCCCGCGCGAGCAGCTGAACCAGTTCGCCAACAACCAGCTGTGCCGGCTGTCCACCCGCATGCGCCAGCTCGGCGAGCTGTTCAACCCCACCCGCGCCGGCATTTCGGAGGTGGTGATCCCGCCGGTGTCGCGCTTCATCAAGCACACCGTGGGCGAGCTGCGCCTGCGCAAGCGCTTCGGCATCTCGGTGCTGGCGGTGAACCGCGGCGACCAGGTATTCCGCGACGACGTGCGCTCGGTCAGCCTGCGCGCCGGCGACACCGTGGTGCTGCACAGCAACTGGCGCGACCTGGCACTGGCCGCGGAAGACAAGGACCTGGTCGTCGTCACCGACATCCCGAAGGAGCAGCAGCGCCCCGGCAAGATCTGGCAGGCAGTGGGTTTCTTCCTGATGGCCCAGAGCCTGGCGTTGTTCACCAACCTCGACCTGTCGATCGCGATGATGACCGGCGCCATCGCGATGCTGCTGACCGGCGTGCTGAACATGGACGAGGCGTACAAGGCGGTGAACTGGAAAACCGTCTTCCTGATCGCCTGCCTGATCCCGCTGGGCTGGTCGATGGACGCCACCGGCACCGCTGCGTGGCTGGCGCAGCAGGTACTGCACTACCTGGGCAACTCCTCGCCCTACCTGCTGCAACTGGTGCTGGCCGTGCTCACCCTGCTGTTCTCGCAGGTGATGTCCAACGTGGGCGCCACCGTGATGATGGTGCCGATCGCGATCAGCGTGGCCGTCGCCACCGGCGGTAATCCGTCGGCCTACGCGTTGATTGTGGCGGTGTCCTCCTCCAACACCTTCCTGCTCAGCTCCGGCCACCCCGCGCTGATGATGGTCACCGGCCCCGGCGGCTACAAGGGCAAGGACTTCCTGCGCGTGGGCCTGCCGCTGACCTTGCTGGTCCTCGTCGTCACCCTGCTCGCGATCAACTTGATGTTCCATTGA
- a CDS encoding nucleotide sugar dehydrogenase, with product MNEPRIALVGLGYVGLPLAVEFGKQLDTIGFDTSASRVDELRRGHDHTLETPAGELAAAGRLSFTTDVRDLARCNVFIVTVPTPVDEANRPDMRPLESASASIGGVLKRGDVVIYESTVYPGTTEEICVPVLERASGLRFNHDFTCGYSPERINPGDKLHRLPTITKITSGSTPETADFVDALYRRIIAAGTHKAPSIKVAEAAKVIENTQRDVNIALVNELAMIFNTMGIDTQDVLDAAGTKWNFLPFKPGLVGGHCIGVDPYYLTHKATILGYHPELILAARRINSRMGLYVAHQVMRLMANKRIHVVDSRILILGLTFKENCPDLRNTRVVEIVRELETAHAQVDVYDPWADPEEARQKLGVAPIDAPARHAYDAIVLAVAHRDFLGHGDADIRRYGRENCVVFDIKSLLPPAAVDGRL from the coding sequence TTGAACGAACCCAGGATCGCCCTCGTCGGGCTCGGCTACGTCGGGCTGCCGCTTGCGGTGGAGTTCGGCAAGCAGTTGGACACCATCGGCTTCGACACCAGCGCCAGCCGGGTTGACGAACTGCGGCGGGGCCATGACCACACGCTCGAAACCCCCGCCGGGGAACTCGCCGCGGCCGGTCGGCTCAGCTTCACCACCGACGTGCGCGACCTCGCACGCTGCAACGTGTTCATCGTCACCGTGCCCACTCCGGTGGACGAGGCGAACCGGCCGGACATGCGCCCGCTGGAGAGCGCCAGCGCCAGCATCGGCGGCGTGCTCAAGCGCGGCGACGTGGTGATCTACGAATCCACCGTCTACCCCGGCACCACCGAGGAAATCTGCGTGCCGGTGCTGGAGCGCGCCTCCGGGCTGCGCTTCAACCACGACTTCACCTGCGGCTACAGCCCGGAGCGGATCAACCCTGGCGACAAGCTGCACCGGTTGCCCACGATCACCAAGATCACCTCCGGTTCCACCCCGGAGACCGCCGACTTCGTCGACGCGCTGTACCGCCGCATCATCGCCGCCGGCACGCACAAGGCGCCCAGCATCAAGGTGGCCGAGGCGGCCAAGGTGATCGAGAACACCCAGCGCGACGTCAACATAGCGCTGGTGAACGAACTGGCGATGATCTTCAACACCATGGGCATCGACACCCAGGACGTGCTCGACGCCGCCGGCACCAAGTGGAACTTCCTGCCGTTCAAGCCCGGCCTGGTCGGCGGCCACTGCATCGGCGTGGACCCGTACTACCTCACGCACAAGGCGACCATCCTCGGCTATCACCCCGAGCTGATCCTCGCCGCGCGGCGCATCAACAGCCGCATGGGGTTGTACGTGGCGCACCAGGTGATGCGCCTGATGGCGAACAAGCGCATCCACGTGGTCGACTCGCGCATCCTGATCCTGGGGCTGACCTTCAAGGAGAACTGCCCGGACCTGCGCAACACGCGCGTGGTGGAAATCGTGCGTGAACTCGAAACGGCGCATGCCCAAGTGGACGTGTACGACCCCTGGGCCGACCCTGAGGAGGCCCGGCAGAAGCTCGGCGTCGCCCCGATCGACGCCCCCGCCCGGCACGCCTACGACGCCATCGTGCTGGCCGTGGCGCACCGGGATTTCCTCGGCCACGGCGACGCGGACATCCGCCGCTACGGCCGCGAGAACTGCGTCGTGTTCGACATCAAGAGCCTGCTGCCGCCCGCTGCGGTGGACGGCCGGCTGTAG
- a CDS encoding Rieske (2Fe-2S) protein: protein MDTFTPAQSTNRQALCRLDEIPDGGATAVDAVLADGEESIILLRRGDQVRGYLNVCPHAGRRLDYAPGKFLLKDDTLTCCVHGATFDRADGLCIGGPCRGEHLRVVAVQVEAGVVKLAK from the coding sequence ATGGATACATTCACTCCCGCCCAGTCGACGAACCGGCAGGCGCTGTGCCGGCTGGACGAGATCCCCGACGGCGGCGCCACTGCGGTCGATGCCGTGCTGGCCGATGGTGAGGAAAGCATCATCCTGCTGCGCCGGGGCGACCAGGTGCGTGGCTACCTCAACGTCTGCCCGCACGCCGGCCGCCGCCTCGACTACGCCCCCGGCAAGTTCCTGCTGAAGGACGACACCCTGACCTGCTGCGTTCACGGCGCCACCTTCGACCGGGCCGACGGCCTGTGCATCGGCGGTCCGTGTCGCGGCGAGCATCTGCGCGTGGTGGCGGTGCAGGTGGAGGCGGGCGTGGTGAAGCTGGCGAAGTGA
- the yedA gene encoding drug/metabolite exporter YedA, with the protein MSDTAASIAAARPRRLADPGLLIPLALLALYVIWGSTYLGIRFALESWPPFLLAGVRFLGAGVALYGFLRWRGMAPPTREQWRNAAVVGLLLLGLGNGLVCFAEQRVSSGIAAVAVASMPLFAALFSGMYGEWPHRRESIGLAIGFAGVIVLNLGSSLAGSSIGAAALLVAAAAWAFGSVWSRRQAMPPGPMNTAAQMICGSAALLGFALLSGERLPVHPTVRSTLAIVYLAVFGSIIAFSTYLYVLRHARPALATSYAYVNPPVAVLFGVLLAGEHVGPFDLAGMAIILAGVAVITLAKQKR; encoded by the coding sequence ATGTCCGATACCGCTGCCTCCATCGCGGCCGCAAGGCCGCGCCGGCTGGCTGATCCCGGCTTACTGATCCCGTTGGCGTTGCTGGCGCTGTACGTGATCTGGGGCTCGACCTACCTGGGCATCCGCTTCGCGCTGGAAAGCTGGCCGCCGTTCCTGCTCGCCGGCGTGCGCTTCCTCGGTGCCGGCGTGGCGCTGTATGGCTTCCTGCGCTGGCGCGGCATGGCGCCGCCGACGCGCGAGCAGTGGCGCAACGCGGCAGTCGTCGGCCTGCTGCTGCTCGGCTTGGGCAACGGCCTGGTGTGCTTCGCCGAGCAGCGGGTGAGCTCGGGCATCGCTGCGGTGGCGGTGGCCAGCATGCCGCTGTTCGCGGCGCTGTTTTCGGGCATGTATGGCGAGTGGCCGCACCGGCGCGAGTCGATCGGCCTGGCCATCGGCTTCGCCGGCGTGATCGTGCTGAACCTGGGCAGCAGCCTGGCCGGCTCGTCGATCGGCGCGGCCGCCCTGCTGGTGGCCGCGGCAGCGTGGGCGTTCGGCTCGGTGTGGAGCCGGCGCCAGGCGATGCCGCCCGGTCCGATGAACACCGCCGCACAGATGATCTGCGGCAGCGCCGCGCTGCTCGGCTTCGCCCTGCTCAGCGGCGAGCGGTTACCGGTGCACCCGACCGTGCGTTCCACCCTGGCGATCGTCTACCTGGCGGTGTTCGGCTCGATCATCGCGTTCAGCACTTACCTGTACGTGCTCAGGCACGCACGCCCGGCGCTGGCCACCAGCTACGCCTACGTGAACCCACCGGTGGCGGTGCTGTTCGGCGTGCTGCTGGCCGGCGAGCACGTCGGACCGTTCGACCTGGCCGGCATGGCGATCATCCTGGCCGGCGTGGCGGTGATCACGCTGGCGAAGCAGAAGCGGTAG
- a CDS encoding short-chain fatty acid transporter, translating into MAHMALRSAAWAERWFPDAWVFAALGVVVVALAAFAFGATPTATVTAFGDGFWSLIPFTMQMAFVVIGGYVLATAPVVARFIDVLARAPRSGRGAVVYIALVSMLASLLSWGFSLVFGGLLVRALARRDDLRMDYRAAGAAAYLGLGAIWAMGLSSSAAQLQANPASMPPGLLAITGVLPFSQTIFLWQSIVLTTVLIVVSLLICWYTAPSDANARTSKDFDIGESSTPALPPRTRPGEWLEYSPLLALAIGLLGLGWLGHEFASKPAVTAIANLNTYNFLFLTLGILLHWRPRSFLDAVSRAVPSTSGVLIQFPLYGGIAALLTHVPGSDGATLAHRLSNLFVHIAGTESFPAVMGAYSAILGFFVPSGGGKWLVEAPYVIQAANDLHVHLGWAVQVYNAAEALPNLINPFWMLPLLGVLGLKARDVVGYTFMQLVVHVPLVLGMLWLLGLTLTYVPPVMP; encoded by the coding sequence ATGGCGCACATGGCGCTGCGTAGCGCCGCGTGGGCGGAGCGCTGGTTTCCGGATGCGTGGGTGTTCGCCGCGCTGGGCGTGGTGGTGGTGGCGCTGGCGGCATTCGCCTTCGGCGCCACGCCGACCGCAACGGTCACGGCGTTCGGCGACGGCTTCTGGAGCCTGATCCCGTTCACCATGCAGATGGCCTTCGTGGTGATCGGCGGCTACGTGCTGGCCACCGCGCCGGTGGTGGCGCGCTTCATCGATGTGCTGGCGAGGGCGCCGCGCAGCGGCCGCGGTGCGGTGGTGTACATCGCGCTGGTCAGCATGCTGGCCTCGCTGCTCAGCTGGGGGTTCTCGCTGGTGTTCGGCGGGCTGCTGGTGCGCGCGCTGGCACGGCGCGACGACCTGCGCATGGATTACCGCGCGGCCGGCGCGGCGGCGTATCTCGGCCTAGGCGCGATCTGGGCGATGGGCCTGTCCTCGTCGGCGGCGCAGTTGCAGGCGAACCCGGCCAGCATGCCGCCGGGGCTGCTGGCGATCACCGGCGTACTGCCGTTCAGCCAGACCATCTTCCTGTGGCAGTCGATCGTGCTGACCACGGTGCTGATCGTGGTGTCGCTGCTGATCTGCTGGTACACCGCGCCATCGGATGCGAATGCGCGCACCTCGAAGGATTTCGACATCGGCGAAAGCTCGACGCCCGCGTTGCCGCCGCGCACGCGACCGGGCGAGTGGCTGGAGTACAGCCCGTTGCTGGCGCTGGCGATCGGCCTGCTCGGGCTGGGCTGGCTCGGCCACGAGTTCGCCAGCAAGCCGGCGGTGACCGCGATCGCCAACCTCAACACCTACAACTTTCTGTTCCTCACCTTGGGCATCCTGCTGCATTGGCGCCCGCGCAGCTTCCTCGACGCGGTGAGCCGCGCGGTGCCGAGCACGTCCGGAGTGCTGATCCAGTTTCCGCTGTACGGCGGCATCGCCGCGCTGCTCACCCACGTGCCCGGCAGCGATGGCGCCACCCTCGCCCACCGGCTGTCGAACCTGTTCGTGCACATCGCCGGCACCGAGAGCTTCCCCGCGGTGATGGGCGCGTACTCGGCGATCCTCGGCTTCTTCGTGCCCTCCGGCGGCGGCAAGTGGCTGGTCGAGGCGCCGTACGTGATACAGGCGGCGAACGACCTGCACGTGCACCTGGGCTGGGCGGTGCAGGTGTACAACGCGGCCGAGGCGCTGCCGAACCTGATCAACCCGTTCTGGATGCTGCCGCTGCTCGGCGTACTCGGGCTGAAGGCGCGCGACGTGGTCGGCTACACCTTCATGCAGCTGGTGGTGCACGTGCCGCTGGTGCTGGGCATGCTGTGGCTGCTGGGGCTGACGCTGACTTACGTGCCACCGGTGATGCCTTGA
- a CDS encoding fumarylacetoacetate hydrolase family protein has protein sequence MNYAIIPPAVPSLPILGSDQRFPIRRVFCIGRNYAEHAREMGATVDQAAPMFFCKPADAVVADGADVPYPQATADLHHEVEMVVALGAGGRNLSPDQAAALIWGYGVGLDLTRRDLQAQAKAKGHPWDVAKGFDHSAPVSALRPANEATVDAQTVLRLSVNGAPRQQATLGEMVHDVPHILAALSTLFELKAGDLVFTGTPAGVAALQRGDRFHAELVGVAELHGRIV, from the coding sequence ATGAACTACGCCATCATCCCGCCCGCCGTCCCCAGCCTGCCGATCCTCGGCTCCGACCAGCGCTTCCCGATCCGCCGGGTGTTCTGCATCGGGCGCAACTACGCCGAACACGCGCGCGAGATGGGCGCCACGGTGGACCAGGCCGCGCCGATGTTCTTCTGCAAGCCGGCCGACGCGGTGGTCGCCGATGGCGCCGACGTGCCCTACCCGCAGGCCACCGCCGACCTGCACCACGAGGTGGAGATGGTGGTGGCACTCGGTGCCGGCGGCCGCAACCTCAGCCCCGACCAGGCCGCGGCGCTGATCTGGGGCTACGGCGTGGGCCTGGACTTGACCCGCCGCGACCTGCAGGCGCAGGCCAAGGCCAAGGGCCACCCTTGGGACGTGGCCAAGGGCTTCGACCACTCCGCCCCGGTCTCCGCGCTGCGCCCGGCCAACGAGGCGACGGTGGACGCGCAGACCGTGCTGCGGCTCAGCGTGAACGGCGCACCGCGCCAGCAGGCCACGCTGGGTGAAATGGTGCACGACGTGCCGCACATCCTGGCGGCGCTGTCCACGCTGTTCGAGCTGAAGGCCGGCGACCTGGTGTTCACCGGCACCCCGGCCGGCGTGGCCGCACTGCAGCGCGGCGACCGCTTCCACGCCGAGCTGGTGGGTGTGGCGGAACTGCACGGCCGCATCGTCTGA
- the mscL gene encoding large-conductance mechanosensitive channel protein MscL, with amino-acid sequence MSMISEFKAFAMRGNVIDLAVGVVIGGAFGKIVTSLVDQIIMPPIGWLTGGIDFSQLKWVLKPADNTNPAHKVAEVAIQYGAFINTLIQFIIIAFAIFMMVKAINKLSRKQEAAPAAPPADVVLLTEIRDLLKNKP; translated from the coding sequence ATGAGCATGATCAGCGAGTTCAAGGCCTTCGCCATGCGCGGCAACGTGATCGACCTGGCGGTCGGCGTGGTCATCGGCGGTGCGTTCGGCAAGATCGTCACCTCCCTGGTCGACCAGATCATCATGCCGCCAATCGGCTGGCTCACCGGTGGCATCGACTTCAGCCAGCTGAAGTGGGTGCTCAAGCCGGCCGACAACACCAACCCGGCGCACAAGGTGGCCGAGGTGGCGATCCAGTACGGCGCCTTCATCAACACGCTGATCCAGTTCATCATCATCGCCTTCGCGATCTTCATGATGGTCAAGGCGATCAACAAGCTCAGCCGCAAGCAGGAAGCAGCGCCCGCCGCGCCGCCGGCCGACGTGGTATTGCTGACCGAGATCCGCGACCTGCTGAAGAACAAGCCATAG
- a CDS encoding IS4 family transposase, translated as MHEGRFVFTQLMQHLPMHTFRRLVAKFDGNRYVKRFACLDQFLCMAFAQLTGRESLRDIEICLRAHQAKLYHLGIRGHVARSTLADANEQRDWRIYAEFAQTLIATARRLYVNEPLDVELAHTAYALDSTTIELCLSVFPWARAMHPGRGGLKVHTLLDIRGAIPTVISFSESRQHDVHMLDELVPEPGAIYLMDRAYLDFERLYRFHCEGSFFLMRTKKNLRVRRRYSHPVSDRTLIGCDQTVVLTRDVVRKKYPGPLRRVRVRDTDSGQSIVLLTNHFVLPAATISALYRHRWQIEIFFKWIKQHLRIKAFFGTSPNAVKTQVWIAVAVYVLIAIVRKRLQLTTSLYELLQILSVTLFEQTPLECALRRQEPQLSADDDANQLILFPD; from the coding sequence ATGCATGAAGGGCGCTTTGTGTTTACGCAGCTCATGCAGCATCTGCCGATGCATACGTTTCGTCGCCTCGTTGCCAAGTTCGATGGCAATCGTTATGTGAAGCGATTCGCGTGCCTCGATCAGTTCCTGTGTATGGCCTTTGCTCAACTCACCGGACGCGAAAGCCTGCGCGATATCGAGATCTGTTTGCGCGCTCATCAGGCCAAGCTCTATCACTTGGGCATTCGTGGGCATGTAGCACGCAGCACACTGGCCGATGCCAATGAACAACGTGACTGGCGCATCTATGCCGAGTTCGCGCAAACCCTGATCGCCACGGCGCGCCGTCTCTACGTCAACGAACCGCTCGACGTCGAATTGGCACACACTGCCTATGCGCTCGACTCCACCACGATCGAGTTGTGCCTGTCGGTGTTCCCGTGGGCGCGGGCGATGCATCCCGGCCGCGGTGGATTGAAGGTACATACGCTGCTCGACATTCGCGGCGCAATCCCTACGGTCATCAGCTTTTCCGAGTCCCGCCAGCACGATGTCCACATGCTCGACGAGCTCGTGCCTGAACCTGGCGCGATCTATCTGATGGACCGCGCCTATCTCGATTTCGAGCGGCTCTATCGATTCCACTGCGAAGGTTCCTTCTTCCTGATGCGCACCAAGAAGAACCTCCGAGTGCGGCGACGCTACTCCCATCCGGTGTCTGATCGCACGCTCATCGGTTGCGATCAGACCGTCGTGTTGACACGGGACGTCGTCCGCAAGAAATACCCTGGCCCGCTACGCCGTGTACGCGTGCGTGACACCGACAGCGGTCAGTCCATCGTCTTGCTGACCAATCACTTTGTGCTTCCTGCGGCGACCATCAGTGCCCTGTATCGCCACCGTTGGCAGATCGAAATTTTCTTCAAATGGATCAAGCAGCACCTGCGCATCAAGGCGTTCTTCGGCACCTCGCCCAACGCAGTGAAGACGCAGGTCTGGATCGCCGTCGCCGTCTACGTGCTGATCGCCATCGTGCGCAAGCGTCTCCAGCTGACGACTTCACTCTATGAACTTCTACAGATTCTGAGTGTGACGTTGTTCGAGCAAACCCCGCTGGAATGCGCCTTGCGGCGGCAGGAACCACAGCTTTCTGCCGACGACGACGCTAACCAACTGATTCTATTTCCGGATTAA
- a CDS encoding M20/M25/M40 family metallo-hydrolase has product MRRLPLTLLAAGLLASGIASAATTIPVAAVKTAEQLRDQALHDDTAYKVTASLTTEVGARLPGSAADRRAVEWAVAKFKELGYDKVYTEPVTYPLWVRRSEHAAIVAPFPQPLTLTALGYSPGTPKGGLSAEVVRFDSLDALKAADPASVKGRIVYVDYRMQRAKDGHGYGMGSAVRVAGPVLAAEKGAAGYLLRSAGTDVHERAPHTGVAGFRDSTKAIPAAALANPDADQLTRVLAYGKPVTLKLDLDCGVVGEYTGANVIGEITGRKHPDQVVAIGGHLDSWDLGTGAIDDGAGVAIAMAAGKLIRELPQRPDRTIRVIAFANEEMGLWGGRAYADKHAKEVAKFQLGTESDFGAGPIWRMSASVKPAARDAIAQIARVLEPVGVAYDTERPGGGGSDLSQMHAKGMAALSLTQDGTRYFDWHHTPNDTLDKIDPKELAQNVAVYAAFSYMAAQAKGDFGSALGAFAKDGAGE; this is encoded by the coding sequence ATGCGCCGTCTCCCCCTCACCCTGCTTGCCGCCGGCCTGCTGGCCAGCGGCATCGCCAGCGCCGCTACCACGATCCCCGTCGCGGCCGTAAAGACGGCCGAACAACTGCGCGACCAGGCGCTGCACGACGACACCGCGTACAAGGTCACCGCGTCGCTGACCACCGAGGTCGGCGCGCGCCTGCCCGGCAGCGCGGCCGACCGCCGCGCGGTCGAGTGGGCCGTGGCGAAGTTCAAGGAGCTCGGCTACGACAAGGTCTACACCGAGCCGGTGACGTACCCGTTGTGGGTCCGCCGCAGCGAGCACGCCGCGATCGTGGCGCCGTTTCCGCAGCCGCTGACGCTGACCGCACTAGGCTATTCGCCCGGCACGCCGAAGGGCGGGCTGAGCGCCGAGGTGGTGAGGTTCGACAGCCTCGACGCGCTGAAGGCGGCCGACCCGGCCAGCGTCAAGGGCCGGATCGTCTACGTCGACTACCGTATGCAGCGCGCGAAGGACGGCCACGGCTACGGCATGGGCTCGGCGGTACGCGTGGCCGGCCCGGTGCTCGCCGCGGAGAAGGGCGCGGCCGGCTATCTCTTGCGCTCGGCCGGCACCGACGTACACGAACGCGCGCCGCACACCGGCGTCGCCGGCTTCCGCGACTCGACCAAGGCGATCCCCGCCGCCGCGCTGGCCAACCCCGACGCCGACCAGCTCACCCGCGTGCTGGCCTACGGCAAACCGGTCACGCTGAAGCTCGACCTCGACTGCGGCGTGGTCGGCGAGTACACCGGCGCCAACGTGATCGGCGAGATCACCGGTCGCAAGCACCCCGACCAGGTGGTGGCGATCGGCGGCCACCTCGACTCGTGGGACCTGGGCACCGGCGCGATCGACGACGGCGCTGGCGTGGCCATCGCGATGGCCGCCGGCAAGCTGATCCGCGAGCTGCCGCAGCGCCCCGACCGCACCATCCGGGTGATCGCGTTCGCCAACGAGGAGATGGGCCTGTGGGGCGGTCGCGCCTACGCCGACAAGCACGCGAAGGAGGTGGCGAAGTTCCAGCTCGGCACCGAGTCGGACTTCGGCGCCGGCCCGATCTGGCGCATGAGCGCCAGCGTGAAGCCCGCGGCACGCGACGCCATCGCGCAGATCGCCAGGGTGCTGGAGCCGGTCGGCGTGGCCTACGACACCGAGCGCCCCGGCGGCGGCGGTTCGGACCTGTCGCAGATGCACGCCAAGGGCATGGCCGCGCTGTCGCTGACCCAGGACGGCACCAGGTACTTCGACTGGCACCACACTCCGAACGACACGCTGGACAAGATCGACCCGAAGGAACTGGCGCAGAACGTGGCGGTGTACGCGGCGTTCTCGTACATGGCGGCGCAGGCCAAGGGCGATTTCGGCTCCGCGTTGGGCGCCTTCGCGAAGGACGGCGCCGGCGAGTAA
- a CDS encoding efflux RND transporter periplasmic adaptor subunit yields the protein MAGTLEFVDNAVDATTGTIVLKARFDNGEHPLTPGQFVRVMPPTTRLAGVVSVPVQALQSSSSGSFVFVLGTDGKVQQRYVTPGPTSAGRAVIDKGLKAGEQVVTEGQMLLVDGSAATVKRS from the coding sequence CTGGCCGGTACGCTGGAATTCGTCGACAACGCGGTTGACGCCACCACCGGCACCATCGTGCTGAAGGCGCGCTTCGACAATGGCGAACACCCGCTCACCCCGGGCCAGTTCGTGCGGGTGATGCCGCCCACCACGCGCCTGGCCGGCGTGGTCAGCGTGCCGGTGCAGGCGCTGCAAAGTTCCAGCAGCGGCAGCTTCGTGTTCGTGCTCGGTACCGATGGCAAAGTGCAGCAGCGCTACGTCACGCCCGGCCCGACCAGCGCCGGGCGCGCGGTGATCGACAAGGGCCTCAAGGCTGGCGAGCAGGTGGTCACCGAGGGCCAGATGCTGCTGGTCGACGGCAGCGCTGCCACCGTCAAGCGGAGCTGA
- a CDS encoding MarR family winged helix-turn-helix transcriptional regulator yields MAKTEDLSFGYLLSDVTLLFRKHFDRRAVKFGLTRAQWRATKVLYHREGLRQTELAEFLEMEPIAVGRVIDRLQAAGFVERRPDPKDRRAWRLYVTEQARVIVGDMELIARELRKDATRGIDHDELQQALAVIGRIKDNLQALEQGEPGTP; encoded by the coding sequence ATGGCGAAAACGGAAGACCTCTCCTTCGGCTACCTGCTCAGCGACGTGACCTTGCTGTTCCGCAAGCATTTCGACCGGCGCGCGGTGAAATTCGGCTTGACCCGCGCGCAGTGGCGCGCCACCAAGGTGTTGTACCACCGCGAGGGCCTGCGGCAAACCGAGCTGGCCGAATTCCTGGAAATGGAGCCGATCGCGGTGGGCCGGGTGATCGACCGGCTGCAGGCGGCCGGCTTCGTCGAGCGCCGGCCGGACCCGAAGGACCGCCGCGCCTGGCGGCTGTACGTCACCGAGCAGGCGCGGGTGATCGTAGGCGACATGGAACTGATCGCGCGCGAGCTGCGCAAGGACGCCACCCGCGGCATCGACCACGACGAGCTGCAGCAGGCGTTGGCGGTGATCGGCCGGATCAAGGACAACCTGCAGGCGCTGGAGCAGGGCGAGCCGGGCACGCCGTGA